In Tachysurus vachellii isolate PV-2020 chromosome 1, HZAU_Pvac_v1, whole genome shotgun sequence, a genomic segment contains:
- the si:dkey-110c1.10 gene encoding unconventional myosin-Vb isoform X3, producing the protein MASPELYTKGSCVWVPDSEEVWVCAQLEQDYQPGEQQLTLKLSDGTQMQYPVMPPAGLPPLGNPDILEGENNLTALTFLHEPAVLHNLRVRFLHYNSIYTYCGIVLVALNPYEQLPIYGEEVIDAYNGQDMADMDPHIFSIAEDAYRTMIREEKNQSIIISGESGSGKTVSAKFTMRYFAVVGGAAQQTSVEEKVLASNPIMEAIGNAKTTRNDNSSRFGKYIEIGFGSKGDIIGANMRTYLLEKSRVVFQAPEERNYHIFYQLCASRDLPELRPLKLKAAEDFRYTNQGQDINILGTDDAVELEHTRNALTVLGVSLDQQMEFFQILAAVLHLGNINIQSSGRGERSYINEDDRSLVIFSKLMGVERTQMAHWLCHQRLAVGRELLVKPMSAQKANEARDALAKHVYGQLFTWTVQRLNSALRSHREQPKTFIGVLDIYGFETFDRNSFEQFCINYANEKLQQQFTRLEQEEYEREELPWNRIEFSDNQPCITLIEGSLGLLDLLDEECRIPKGSDENWAQKLYDQHLNQSPNFSKPRMSNATFIVLHFADMVQYECEGFLDKNRDTIFEEPINIMRASQLEFVAELFNQGSAGGPLSASVPASVHSGKRAHREHRLTVAFQFRQSLQLLMDTLNSTTPHYVRCIKPNDLKQPFLFDPKRAVQQLRACGVLETIRISAAGYPSRWTYEDFFNRYRVLLQVFSVQEDLRISCRKKIPALIPEPEQYCFGKTKIFFRPGQVALLEKLRAERLRIAGVKIQSWMRGWIQHRRYLQLRSATLILQRYTRGALARRLAWTLRYTRATLVIQKTCRMVIVRHRFLTARKAAITIQAFARGMQARRDYRLVLMEKAAVCLQTWVRCWLARRWFRRIRAAVVLMQCCVRRRAACMELRKLRAEARSVEKYRELNKGMEVKLMQLQLRVDQQARESASLRESLRAERESHNTEVEQLRSTLLKLQQQLQEQSQAVPFFNAKQEEEQRRAEERAAQEIRRLTQEMEVLKVERDSLLKERDALSTRICEQQKIQEESSQQLVSQAGEAIQVELEEERRRYQGLLREFTRLEQRYDNLRDMSMLPTTELQRWSGHKRTDSTQSISVDPVSPISPSFGSYPDFSSYEESRRISVTSTCDRRLSSTEGPLNALMEEFGVAKDTGGKMQGEDLHHAYNAISVANKFLEKQLLAQRAEHEQEKTALIQQLQEAQTRNAPVNQEQKELMEQLEVQEQDCCRMRRELKELKHTVTLRRILSFAGPTMSTSQNTVNSPQHTSLALTGLLECRKRDESKLIKNLITDVRVDVALSLAPGLAAKLLFLCVRQADCSRDEARARGLCTITVTAIKAALIKHRGDLDMMALWLKNTYLLKDLLTQHSLTQGTGRTEDVLPLQVELKEQVRMLSDVCIQAYQQLVFISESRLQPIIVPAMLESETIPGLSGAVVKLATSRKCVGPDPRYAGSLDGISMATVLRELGALHTAMVRQELPSALLEQAFRQLTHLLAACSLNSLILRKDMCCWNRGLLIRYNVSLLEEWLRSRGLQTKGASASLEPLIQAAQLLQMSKKSEADAQAIVNTCNTLSSQQVVKLLSQYTPQSDAEERVTLRFIRIVQGLLKGRADGNPAALLLDIRSFFPVTFPHTPPSPISAEQLHIPEALKINFLRRV; encoded by the exons agaggagaaaaaccAGTCCATTATCATTAGTGGTGAGTCAGGATCTGGAAAAACTGTGTCTGCCAAGTTCACCATGCGATACTTTGCTGTGGTTGGAGGAGCAGCTCAGCAGACCAGTGTAGAGGAAAAAGTCTTGGCCTCCAATCCCATCATGGAG GCCATTGGGAACGCTAAAACTACTCGAAATGATAACAGCAGCAGATTTGGGAAGTATATTGAGATTGGCTTTGGATCTAAAGGAGATATAATTGGAGCGAACATGAGGACCTACCTCTTGGAGAAATCTAGAGTTGTTTTTCAG GCCCCAGAGGAAAGGAACTATCACATTTTCTACCAGCTCTGTGCCTCCAGAGACCTACCAGAACTGAGGCCACTCAAACTAA AAGCTGCAGAGGATTTTCGATACACTAACCAAGGAcaagatataaacattttaggTACAGATGATGCCGTGGAGCTGGAGCACACTCGAAATGCTTTGACTGTTTTGG GAGTTTCACTTGACCAGCAGATGGAGTTCTTTCAGATTTTGGCAGCTGTCCTCCATCTTGGAAATATTAATATCCAATCCAGTGGCAGAGGCGAACGTAGCTACATTAAT gAAGATGACCGATCTTTGGTGATCTTTTCCAAACTAATGGGGGTTGAAAGAACTCAGATGGCCCACTGGTTGTGCCATCAGCGTCTAGCTGTAGGTAGGGAGCTACTGGTAAAGCCTATGTCAGCCCAGAAGGCTAATGAGGCACGGGATGCTCTGGCTAAACATGTTTATGGGCAGCTGTTCACCTGGACTGTTCAAAGGCTGAACTCAGCTCTAAGGTCACACAGAGAGCAGCCTAAGACTTTTATAGGAGTGCTGGACATCTATGG gtttgAGACCTTTGACAGAAACAGCTTTGAACAATTCTGCATTAATTATGCCAATGAGAAACTTCAGCAACAGTTCACCCGG CTGGAGCAGGAGGAGTACGAGCGAGAGGAGCTACCCTGGAACCGTATTGAGTTCAGTGATAACCAGCCATGCATCACCCTCATTGAGGGCTCTCTGGGTCTTCTGGACCTACTGGATGAGGAATGCCGT ATTCCTAAAGGCTCAGATGAAAACTGGGCACAAAAACTCTATGACCAGCACTTGAATCAAAGCCCCAACTTCAGTAAACCGCGCATGTCCAATGCTACCTTTATTGTGCTCCACTTCGCTGACATG GTTCAGTATGAATGTGAAGGGTTTTTAGATAAGAATCGTGACACAATATTTGAGGAACCTATTAATATAATGCGAGCCAGTCAG TTGGAGTTTGTTGCTGAATTGTTTAATCAAGGGTCAGCTGGGGgccctctctctgcctctgtacCTGCGAGTGTGCATTCAGGAAAAAGAGCTCACCGTGAGCACAGACTGACCGTGGCTTTCCAGTTCCGCCAGTCTCTGCAGCTCCTGATGGACACCCTGAACAGCACCACCCCACATTACGTCCGCTGCATCAAACCCAACGACCTCAAACAGCCTTTCCT gttTGATCCTAAAAGAGCAGTACAGCAGCTGCGAGCCTGTGGTGTGCTGGAGACAATCCGAATCAGTGCTGCAGGCTACCCATCCAG gtGGACATATGAGGACTTCTTCAATCGCTATAGAGTTCTCCTCCAAGTCTTTTCTGTTCAGGAAGATTTGCGGATATCCTGCAGAAAGAAAATTCCTGCCCTTATCCCTGAACCTGAGCAGTATTGCTTTGGCAAGACAAAAATATTCTTTCGGCCAGGTCAGGTGGCTTTGCTGGAGAAGCTGAGGGCTGAGAGGCTACGGATAGCAGGGGTAAAGATCCAGAGCTGGATGCGAGGCTGGATCCAGCACCGACGCTACCTGCAGCTACGGTCGGCAACTTTGATTCTGCAAAGATACACCCGGGGAGCTCTGGCACGCAG ATTGGCTTGGACTCTGAGGTACACACGGGCAACACTGGTCATTCAGAAGACATGCCGTATGGTAATAGTAAGACACCGCTTCCTTACTGCCAGAAAGGCCGCAATAACTATCCAGGCCTTTGCCAGGGGCATGCAGGCTCGCCGTGACTACAGACTG GTATTGATGGAGAAGGCAGCAGTTTGTCTGCAGACGTGGGTGCGCTGCTGGCTTGCTCGGCGTTGGTTTAGGCGCATTAGAGCTGCGGTGGTGCTGATGCAGTGCTGTGTACGAAGGAGAGCTGCATGTATGGAGTTACGGAAGCTGCGAGCAGAGGCTCGCTCTgtagagaaatacagagagctCAACAAGGGCATGGAGGTCAAACTCATGCAACTTCAGCTGCGTGTTGACCAGCAG GCCAGAGAAAGTGCATCTCTTCGTGAATCTCTCCGTGCTGAACGCGAGTCACACAATACAGAGGTGGAACAGCTGCGCTCAACTCTGCTCAAACTCCAGCAGCAGCTCCAGGAGCAAAGCCAAGCTGTTCCCTTTTTCAACGCcaaacaggaggaggagcagcGGAGAGCTGAGGAGAGAGCAGCTCAGGAGATTCGCAGGCTCACACAG GAGATGGAAGTTTTGAAAGTAGAGAGGGACTCTTTGCTAAAGGAAAGAGATGCTCTATCCACTCGTATATGTGAGCAGCAGAAAATTCAAGAAG agagcagCCAGCAATTGGtctcacaggcaggtgaagcgaTACAGGTGGAGCTggaagaagagaggaggagataTCAGGGCTTGCTGAGGGAGTTTACTCGCTTAGAGCAGAGATACGACAACCTGAGAGACATGAGCATGCTCCCTACTACTGAG CTGCAGCGTTGGTCTGGACACAAAAGGACCGATTCCACTCAGAGTATTTCTGTGGACCCTGTTTCTCCCATCTCTCCATCCTTTGGCAGCTACCCTGACTTTTCCTCTTATGAGGAGAGCAGGAGGATCAGTGTCACCTCAACTTGTGACAGGAGGCTCAGCAGCACAGAAGGACCTTTG AATGCATTAATGGAAGAATTTGGAGTGGCAAAGGACACAGGAGGAAAAATGCAAGGAGAAGATCTTCACCATGCTTACAATGCTATCAGTGTGGCAAACAA GTTTCTGGAGAAGCAGCTGCTGGCTCAAAGAGCTGAGCACGAGCAGGAGAAAACTGCACTTATTCAGCAGCTCCAGGAAGCCCAAACTAGAAATGCTCCGGTTAACCAAGAGCAGAAG gaGCTAATGGAGCAGCTGGAAGTTCAGGAACAGGATTGCTGTAGAATGAGGAGGGAACTAAAGGAGCTGAAACATACAGTGACACTCAGAAGAATTCTTTCATTTGCAG GTCCAACCATGTCTACAAGTCAGAATACTGTGAATTCACCACAACACACAAGCTTGGCTCTGACTGGACTTCTGGAGTGTAGGAAGAGAGATGAGAGCAAACTGATAAAAAATCTAATTACAG ATGTACGAGTGGATGTGGCTCTGTCTCTGGCACCGGGACTAGCAGCAAAACTCCTCTTCTTGTGCGTGCGTCAGGCAGACTGCAGCAGGGACGAGGCTCGAGCCCGAGGCCTCTGTACTATCACAGTGACTGCCATTAAAGCAGCCCTAATA AAGCACAGGGGTGATTTGGACATGATGGCGCTGTGGCTGAAGAACACTTACCTACTTAAAGACCTGCTTACCCAGCATTCACTCACACAG GGTACAGGGAGAACAGAGGATGTGCTTCCTCTGCAGGTCGAGCTAAAGGAGCAGGTACGAATGctcagtgatgtgtgtattcAGGCGTACCAGCAGCTTGTCTTCATCTCTGAGAGCCGTCTGCAGCCCATCATTG TCCCAGCAATGTTAGAGAGTGAGACCATCCCAGGCCTGTCTGGAGCTGTGGTAAAGCTGGCCACCTCTCGTAAGTGTGTGGGTCCAGACCCACGGTATGCAGGCTCTCTGGATGGGATCAGCATGGCGACTGTCCTGAGGGAGCTGGGAGCTCTGCACACTGCAATGGTGCGACAGGAGCTTCCCTCAGCACTGCTCGAACAAGCTTTCCGCCAGCTCACACACCTGCTCGCTGCCTGCTCGCTCAACAGCCTGATACTGCGCAAAGACATGTGCTGCTGGAACCGTGGCCTGCTGATTCG CTATAATGTGAGTTTGCTGGAGGAGTGGCTGAGGAGTCGTGGACTGCAGACAAAGGGAGCTTCAGCCTCACTGGAGCCCCTCATCCAGGCAGCACAGCTACTCCAAATGAGCAAGAAATCAGAGGCTGACGCACAGGCCATAGTTAACACCTGCAATACTCTGTCCAGCCAGCAG GTTGTGAAGCTTTTATCACAATACACCCCACAGAGTGATGCTGAAGAGAGAGTCACACTCCGTTTTATTCGCATTGTTCAG GGCCTGTTGAAGGGGCGTGCGGATGGAAACCCCGCAGCACTACTGCTGGACATCAGGAGTTTTTTCCCCGTCACCTTCCCGCACACACCGCCTTCACCAATCAGCGCCGAGCAGCTGCACATCCCGGAAGCTCTCAAGATCAACTTCCTGCGTAGAGTCTGA
- the si:dkey-110c1.10 gene encoding unconventional myosin-Vb isoform X2: MASPELYTKGSCVWVPDSEEVWVCAQLEQDYQPGEQQLTLKLSDGTMQYPVMPPAGLPPLGNPDILEGENNLTALTFLHEPAVLHNLRVRFLHYNSIYTYCGIVLVALNPYEQLPIYGEEVIDAYNGQDMADMDPHIFSIAEDAYRTMIREEKNQSIIISGESGSGKTVSAKFTMRYFAVVGGAAQQTSVEEKVLASNPIMEAIGNAKTTRNDNSSRFGKYIEIGFGSKGDIIGANMRTYLLEKSRVVFQAPEERNYHIFYQLCASRDLPELRPLKLKAAEDFRYTNQGQDINILGTDDAVELEHTRNALTVLGVSLDQQMEFFQILAAVLHLGNINIQSSGRGERSYINEDDRSLVIFSKLMGVERTQMAHWLCHQRLAVGRELLVKPMSAQKANEARDALAKHVYGQLFTWTVQRLNSALRSHREQPKTFIGVLDIYGFETFDRNSFEQFCINYANEKLQQQFTRHVFQLEQEEYEREELPWNRIEFSDNQPCITLIEGSLGLLDLLDEECRIPKGSDENWAQKLYDQHLNQSPNFSKPRMSNATFIVLHFADMVQYECEGFLDKNRDTIFEEPINIMRASQLEFVAELFNQGSAGGPLSASVPASVHSGKRAHREHRLTVAFQFRQSLQLLMDTLNSTTPHYVRCIKPNDLKQPFLFDPKRAVQQLRACGVLETIRISAAGYPSRWTYEDFFNRYRVLLQVFSVQEDLRISCRKKIPALIPEPEQYCFGKTKIFFRPGQVALLEKLRAERLRIAGVKIQSWMRGWIQHRRYLQLRSATLILQRYTRGALARRLAWTLRYTRATLVIQKTCRMVIVRHRFLTARKAAITIQAFARGMQARRDYRLVLMEKAAVCLQTWVRCWLARRWFRRIRAAVVLMQCCVRRRAACMELRKLRAEARSVEKYRELNKGMEVKLMQLQLRVDQQARESASLRESLRAERESHNTEVEQLRSTLLKLQQQLQEQSQAVPFFNAKQEEEQRRAEERAAQEIRRLTQEMEVLKVERDSLLKERDALSTRICEQQKIQEESSQQLVSQAGEAIQVELEEERRRYQGLLREFTRLEQRYDNLRDMSMLPTTELQRWSGHKRTDSTQSISVDPVSPISPSFGSYPDFSSYEESRRISVTSTCDRRLSSTEGPLNALMEEFGVAKDTGGKMQGEDLHHAYNAISVANKFLEKQLLAQRAEHEQEKTALIQQLQEAQTRNAPVNQEQKELMEQLEVQEQDCCRMRRELKELKHTVTLRRILSFAGPTMSTSQNTVNSPQHTSLALTGLLECRKRDESKLIKNLITDVRVDVALSLAPGLAAKLLFLCVRQADCSRDEARARGLCTITVTAIKAALIKHRGDLDMMALWLKNTYLLKDLLTQHSLTQGTGRTEDVLPLQVELKEQVRMLSDVCIQAYQQLVFISESRLQPIIVPAMLESETIPGLSGAVVKLATSRKCVGPDPRYAGSLDGISMATVLRELGALHTAMVRQELPSALLEQAFRQLTHLLAACSLNSLILRKDMCCWNRGLLIRYNVSLLEEWLRSRGLQTKGASASLEPLIQAAQLLQMSKKSEADAQAIVNTCNTLSSQQVVKLLSQYTPQSDAEERVTLRFIRIVQGLLKGRADGNPAALLLDIRSFFPVTFPHTPPSPISAEQLHIPEALKINFLRRV; the protein is encoded by the exons agaggagaaaaaccAGTCCATTATCATTAGTGGTGAGTCAGGATCTGGAAAAACTGTGTCTGCCAAGTTCACCATGCGATACTTTGCTGTGGTTGGAGGAGCAGCTCAGCAGACCAGTGTAGAGGAAAAAGTCTTGGCCTCCAATCCCATCATGGAG GCCATTGGGAACGCTAAAACTACTCGAAATGATAACAGCAGCAGATTTGGGAAGTATATTGAGATTGGCTTTGGATCTAAAGGAGATATAATTGGAGCGAACATGAGGACCTACCTCTTGGAGAAATCTAGAGTTGTTTTTCAG GCCCCAGAGGAAAGGAACTATCACATTTTCTACCAGCTCTGTGCCTCCAGAGACCTACCAGAACTGAGGCCACTCAAACTAA AAGCTGCAGAGGATTTTCGATACACTAACCAAGGAcaagatataaacattttaggTACAGATGATGCCGTGGAGCTGGAGCACACTCGAAATGCTTTGACTGTTTTGG GAGTTTCACTTGACCAGCAGATGGAGTTCTTTCAGATTTTGGCAGCTGTCCTCCATCTTGGAAATATTAATATCCAATCCAGTGGCAGAGGCGAACGTAGCTACATTAAT gAAGATGACCGATCTTTGGTGATCTTTTCCAAACTAATGGGGGTTGAAAGAACTCAGATGGCCCACTGGTTGTGCCATCAGCGTCTAGCTGTAGGTAGGGAGCTACTGGTAAAGCCTATGTCAGCCCAGAAGGCTAATGAGGCACGGGATGCTCTGGCTAAACATGTTTATGGGCAGCTGTTCACCTGGACTGTTCAAAGGCTGAACTCAGCTCTAAGGTCACACAGAGAGCAGCCTAAGACTTTTATAGGAGTGCTGGACATCTATGG gtttgAGACCTTTGACAGAAACAGCTTTGAACAATTCTGCATTAATTATGCCAATGAGAAACTTCAGCAACAGTTCACCCGG CATGTGTTCCAGCTGGAGCAGGAGGAGTACGAGCGAGAGGAGCTACCCTGGAACCGTATTGAGTTCAGTGATAACCAGCCATGCATCACCCTCATTGAGGGCTCTCTGGGTCTTCTGGACCTACTGGATGAGGAATGCCGT ATTCCTAAAGGCTCAGATGAAAACTGGGCACAAAAACTCTATGACCAGCACTTGAATCAAAGCCCCAACTTCAGTAAACCGCGCATGTCCAATGCTACCTTTATTGTGCTCCACTTCGCTGACATG GTTCAGTATGAATGTGAAGGGTTTTTAGATAAGAATCGTGACACAATATTTGAGGAACCTATTAATATAATGCGAGCCAGTCAG TTGGAGTTTGTTGCTGAATTGTTTAATCAAGGGTCAGCTGGGGgccctctctctgcctctgtacCTGCGAGTGTGCATTCAGGAAAAAGAGCTCACCGTGAGCACAGACTGACCGTGGCTTTCCAGTTCCGCCAGTCTCTGCAGCTCCTGATGGACACCCTGAACAGCACCACCCCACATTACGTCCGCTGCATCAAACCCAACGACCTCAAACAGCCTTTCCT gttTGATCCTAAAAGAGCAGTACAGCAGCTGCGAGCCTGTGGTGTGCTGGAGACAATCCGAATCAGTGCTGCAGGCTACCCATCCAG gtGGACATATGAGGACTTCTTCAATCGCTATAGAGTTCTCCTCCAAGTCTTTTCTGTTCAGGAAGATTTGCGGATATCCTGCAGAAAGAAAATTCCTGCCCTTATCCCTGAACCTGAGCAGTATTGCTTTGGCAAGACAAAAATATTCTTTCGGCCAGGTCAGGTGGCTTTGCTGGAGAAGCTGAGGGCTGAGAGGCTACGGATAGCAGGGGTAAAGATCCAGAGCTGGATGCGAGGCTGGATCCAGCACCGACGCTACCTGCAGCTACGGTCGGCAACTTTGATTCTGCAAAGATACACCCGGGGAGCTCTGGCACGCAG ATTGGCTTGGACTCTGAGGTACACACGGGCAACACTGGTCATTCAGAAGACATGCCGTATGGTAATAGTAAGACACCGCTTCCTTACTGCCAGAAAGGCCGCAATAACTATCCAGGCCTTTGCCAGGGGCATGCAGGCTCGCCGTGACTACAGACTG GTATTGATGGAGAAGGCAGCAGTTTGTCTGCAGACGTGGGTGCGCTGCTGGCTTGCTCGGCGTTGGTTTAGGCGCATTAGAGCTGCGGTGGTGCTGATGCAGTGCTGTGTACGAAGGAGAGCTGCATGTATGGAGTTACGGAAGCTGCGAGCAGAGGCTCGCTCTgtagagaaatacagagagctCAACAAGGGCATGGAGGTCAAACTCATGCAACTTCAGCTGCGTGTTGACCAGCAG GCCAGAGAAAGTGCATCTCTTCGTGAATCTCTCCGTGCTGAACGCGAGTCACACAATACAGAGGTGGAACAGCTGCGCTCAACTCTGCTCAAACTCCAGCAGCAGCTCCAGGAGCAAAGCCAAGCTGTTCCCTTTTTCAACGCcaaacaggaggaggagcagcGGAGAGCTGAGGAGAGAGCAGCTCAGGAGATTCGCAGGCTCACACAG GAGATGGAAGTTTTGAAAGTAGAGAGGGACTCTTTGCTAAAGGAAAGAGATGCTCTATCCACTCGTATATGTGAGCAGCAGAAAATTCAAGAAG agagcagCCAGCAATTGGtctcacaggcaggtgaagcgaTACAGGTGGAGCTggaagaagagaggaggagataTCAGGGCTTGCTGAGGGAGTTTACTCGCTTAGAGCAGAGATACGACAACCTGAGAGACATGAGCATGCTCCCTACTACTGAG CTGCAGCGTTGGTCTGGACACAAAAGGACCGATTCCACTCAGAGTATTTCTGTGGACCCTGTTTCTCCCATCTCTCCATCCTTTGGCAGCTACCCTGACTTTTCCTCTTATGAGGAGAGCAGGAGGATCAGTGTCACCTCAACTTGTGACAGGAGGCTCAGCAGCACAGAAGGACCTTTG AATGCATTAATGGAAGAATTTGGAGTGGCAAAGGACACAGGAGGAAAAATGCAAGGAGAAGATCTTCACCATGCTTACAATGCTATCAGTGTGGCAAACAA GTTTCTGGAGAAGCAGCTGCTGGCTCAAAGAGCTGAGCACGAGCAGGAGAAAACTGCACTTATTCAGCAGCTCCAGGAAGCCCAAACTAGAAATGCTCCGGTTAACCAAGAGCAGAAG gaGCTAATGGAGCAGCTGGAAGTTCAGGAACAGGATTGCTGTAGAATGAGGAGGGAACTAAAGGAGCTGAAACATACAGTGACACTCAGAAGAATTCTTTCATTTGCAG GTCCAACCATGTCTACAAGTCAGAATACTGTGAATTCACCACAACACACAAGCTTGGCTCTGACTGGACTTCTGGAGTGTAGGAAGAGAGATGAGAGCAAACTGATAAAAAATCTAATTACAG ATGTACGAGTGGATGTGGCTCTGTCTCTGGCACCGGGACTAGCAGCAAAACTCCTCTTCTTGTGCGTGCGTCAGGCAGACTGCAGCAGGGACGAGGCTCGAGCCCGAGGCCTCTGTACTATCACAGTGACTGCCATTAAAGCAGCCCTAATA AAGCACAGGGGTGATTTGGACATGATGGCGCTGTGGCTGAAGAACACTTACCTACTTAAAGACCTGCTTACCCAGCATTCACTCACACAG GGTACAGGGAGAACAGAGGATGTGCTTCCTCTGCAGGTCGAGCTAAAGGAGCAGGTACGAATGctcagtgatgtgtgtattcAGGCGTACCAGCAGCTTGTCTTCATCTCTGAGAGCCGTCTGCAGCCCATCATTG TCCCAGCAATGTTAGAGAGTGAGACCATCCCAGGCCTGTCTGGAGCTGTGGTAAAGCTGGCCACCTCTCGTAAGTGTGTGGGTCCAGACCCACGGTATGCAGGCTCTCTGGATGGGATCAGCATGGCGACTGTCCTGAGGGAGCTGGGAGCTCTGCACACTGCAATGGTGCGACAGGAGCTTCCCTCAGCACTGCTCGAACAAGCTTTCCGCCAGCTCACACACCTGCTCGCTGCCTGCTCGCTCAACAGCCTGATACTGCGCAAAGACATGTGCTGCTGGAACCGTGGCCTGCTGATTCG CTATAATGTGAGTTTGCTGGAGGAGTGGCTGAGGAGTCGTGGACTGCAGACAAAGGGAGCTTCAGCCTCACTGGAGCCCCTCATCCAGGCAGCACAGCTACTCCAAATGAGCAAGAAATCAGAGGCTGACGCACAGGCCATAGTTAACACCTGCAATACTCTGTCCAGCCAGCAG GTTGTGAAGCTTTTATCACAATACACCCCACAGAGTGATGCTGAAGAGAGAGTCACACTCCGTTTTATTCGCATTGTTCAG GGCCTGTTGAAGGGGCGTGCGGATGGAAACCCCGCAGCACTACTGCTGGACATCAGGAGTTTTTTCCCCGTCACCTTCCCGCACACACCGCCTTCACCAATCAGCGCCGAGCAGCTGCACATCCCGGAAGCTCTCAAGATCAACTTCCTGCGTAGAGTCTGA